A region of the Cryptococcus deuterogattii R265 chromosome 1, complete sequence genome:
TTTTCCTTATGTTCGCCAAGTGCAAGCGGCTCGCTGACATTAGAATGCAGTTGCCAGATTAGGCGACAGAGTCTCCATCATTCACGGCGCCCGTACCTCCAGACACAAATCCTTCCGACTTCAATCAATTCTTTCTCGTAACGCCCAGAAGTTTCCCGACGACCCTATACCCATCGAAATCCCTTTACCCTCTATCAAGCCTAgcaagcagaagaagttgtTGGAAAAGGCCGCTTTACGATCGAGCAAGCAGGTGGATGCTTCAGGCGGGTCAGGGAAGGTCATTGATACGTTGAAGGAGGCGCAGTTGGCAAAGGACCAGGCAACTAAAGCTGCCGAGGTTGCCGGGAGAAATGTGCTGTAGAACCATGTCCCCAAATGGATCCATTATTCCGCATTGATCCTATCTTAGGACGTCTCGTCACTG
Encoded here:
- a CDS encoding 30S small subunit ribosomal protein S17, with amino-acid sequence MPYQPNHVFKGVVTKVGAMRKTATVTVERIFEHPKILKEIKRHKKFLVHDEGELARLGDRVSIIHGARTSRHKSFRLQSILSRNAQKFPDDPIPIEIPLPSIKPSKQKKLLEKAALRSSKQVDASGGSGKVIDTLKEAQLAKDQATKAAEVAGRNVL